Proteins from one Streptomyces genisteinicus genomic window:
- the lepA gene encoding translation elongation factor 4: MPATPIHVPEPSRTDSALIRNFCIIAHIDHGKSTLADRMLQLTGVVEQRQMRAQYLDRMDIERERGITIKSQAVRLPWAPTEGEAQGKTHILNMIDTPGHVDFTYEVSRSLAACEGTVLLVDAAQGIEAQTLANLYLAMENDLTIVPVLNKIDLPAAQPEKFTEELANLVGCDPDDVLRVSAKTGVGVEALLDRVVREVPAPVGVADAPARAMIFDSVYDSYRGVVTYVRVVDGQLNKRERIRMMSTGATHELLEIGTNSPEMLPADGLGVGEVGYLITGVKDVRQSKVGDTITQQHKGATEALGGYKDPKPMVFSGLYPLDGSDYPELRDALDKLQLNDAALVYEPETSAALGFGFRVGFLGLLHLDVIRERLEREFGLDLIATAPNVVYRVTMEDGTEHTVTNPSEFPEGKIDEVHEPVVRATILAPSEFIGSIMELCQTRRGTLLGMDYLSEDRVEIRYTLPLAEIVFDFFDQLKSKTRGYASLDYEPTGEQASSLVKVDILLHGDKVDAFSAITHKDAAYAYGVRLVAKLRELIPRQAFEVPIQAAIGSRVIARETIRAIRKDVLAKCYGGDISRKRKLLEKQKEGKKRMKMVGSVEVPQEAFIAVLSSDEGGKKK; the protein is encoded by the coding sequence GTGCCCGCGACCCCTATCCACGTGCCCGAGCCGAGCCGTACCGACTCGGCGCTGATCCGCAACTTCTGCATCATCGCGCACATCGACCACGGCAAGTCCACGCTCGCCGACCGGATGCTCCAGCTGACCGGTGTGGTCGAGCAGCGGCAGATGCGCGCGCAGTACCTCGACCGCATGGACATCGAGCGCGAGCGCGGCATCACGATCAAGTCCCAGGCCGTCCGTCTGCCGTGGGCGCCCACCGAGGGCGAGGCCCAGGGGAAGACCCACATCCTCAACATGATCGACACCCCCGGGCACGTCGACTTCACCTACGAGGTGTCGCGGTCGCTGGCCGCCTGCGAGGGCACGGTCCTGCTGGTGGACGCGGCGCAGGGCATCGAGGCGCAGACCCTCGCCAACCTCTACCTGGCGATGGAGAACGACCTCACCATCGTCCCCGTGCTCAACAAGATCGACCTGCCCGCGGCGCAGCCGGAGAAGTTCACCGAGGAGCTGGCGAACCTGGTCGGCTGCGACCCGGACGACGTGCTGCGGGTCTCGGCGAAGACCGGTGTCGGCGTCGAGGCGCTGCTGGACCGCGTGGTCCGCGAGGTCCCGGCCCCGGTCGGGGTGGCGGACGCACCCGCCCGCGCGATGATCTTCGACTCGGTCTACGACTCCTACCGCGGCGTGGTCACCTACGTCCGTGTCGTCGACGGCCAGCTCAACAAGCGCGAGCGCATCCGGATGATGTCGACCGGCGCCACCCACGAGCTGCTGGAGATCGGCACCAACTCGCCCGAGATGCTCCCGGCCGACGGCCTGGGCGTCGGCGAGGTGGGCTACCTGATCACCGGTGTGAAGGACGTCCGCCAGTCCAAGGTCGGCGACACGATCACCCAGCAGCACAAGGGCGCCACGGAGGCGCTCGGCGGTTACAAGGACCCGAAGCCGATGGTCTTCTCGGGCCTGTATCCGCTGGACGGCTCCGACTACCCCGAGCTGCGCGACGCCCTCGACAAGCTCCAGCTCAACGACGCGGCCCTGGTGTACGAGCCGGAGACCTCGGCCGCCCTCGGCTTCGGCTTCCGCGTCGGCTTCCTCGGTCTGCTGCACCTGGACGTGATCCGGGAGCGCCTGGAGCGGGAGTTCGGCCTCGACCTGATCGCCACCGCCCCGAACGTGGTCTACCGCGTGACCATGGAGGACGGCACCGAGCACACGGTCACCAACCCGAGCGAGTTCCCCGAGGGCAAGATCGACGAGGTCCACGAGCCCGTCGTGCGGGCCACGATCCTCGCCCCGAGCGAGTTCATCGGCTCGATCATGGAGCTCTGCCAGACCCGCCGCGGCACGCTGCTCGGCATGGACTACCTCTCCGAGGACCGGGTCGAGATCCGCTACACGCTGCCGCTCGCGGAGATCGTCTTCGACTTCTTCGACCAGCTGAAGTCGAAGACCCGCGGTTACGCCTCGCTCGACTACGAGCCCACCGGTGAGCAGGCCTCCAGCCTGGTCAAGGTCGACATCCTGCTGCACGGCGACAAGGTGGACGCCTTCTCCGCCATCACCCACAAGGACGCCGCGTACGCCTACGGTGTGCGCCTCGTGGCGAAGCTGCGCGAGCTCATCCCGCGGCAGGCGTTCGAGGTGCCGATCCAGGCGGCGATCGGTTCCCGGGTGATCGCCCGCGAGACGATCCGCGCGATCCGCAAGGACGTCCTCGCCAAGTGCTACGGCGGTGACATCTCCCGTAAGCGGAAGCTGCTGGAGAAGCAGAAGGAAGGCAAGAAGCGGATGAAGATGGTCGGCTCCGTCGAGGTGCCGCAGGAGGCCTTCATCGCCGTGCTCTCCAGCGACGAGGGCGGCAAGAAGAAGTAG
- the rpsT gene encoding 30S ribosomal protein S20 has translation MANIKSQIKRNKTNEKARLRNKAVKSSLKTAIRKAREAVAAGDVEKATVASRAAARQLDKAVSKGVIHKNAAANKKSALASKVSSLQG, from the coding sequence GTGGCGAACATCAAGTCCCAGATCAAGCGGAACAAGACGAACGAGAAGGCGCGCCTGCGCAACAAGGCCGTCAAGTCGTCCCTCAAGACCGCGATCCGCAAGGCCCGCGAGGCCGTCGCCGCCGGCGACGTCGAGAAGGCGACCGTGGCCTCCCGCGCCGCGGCCCGTCAGCTCGACAAGGCCGTCTCCAAGGGTGTCATCCACAAGAACGCCGCTGCCAACAAGAAGTCGGCACTGGCCTCCAAGGTGTCCTCCCTCCAGGGCTGA